The following are encoded together in the Artemia franciscana unplaced genomic scaffold, ASM3288406v1 PGA_scaffold_50, whole genome shotgun sequence genome:
- the LOC136041942 gene encoding SUN domain-containing ossification factor-like codes for MKVEKIMTKMKVLRFLVFVSLTLLQVTGANNLDYVNLTPDSEEPYTRESIHLPEKICSDAKDLSESTIEETGTEKGHNSQDEVIVNSEDSLSEVEVKELNIESVVDLAASDILLKNEEKNLEDNSSYSMKKNEFVLDSQPNEITVNSPTASLYFNPEGNVTQERITEEISHQNMFNESQSEGSAKDEEMPSFSEWSEKMLQAEKAKNGTVKAPSAQRNGIKMRLSNYASLSCGAKTIAANPEAENLKAILDSSYDDYMLSPCSSKSWFVVELCQTIQLQKIEIANFELFSSGFKDFRLFISDRYPTKGWVVLGSFSAPDQRQEQSFDVDSEHFGKFLKVEIISHFGNEHYCPITFFRVFGTSEFEVLEKDHNEDEDFSTAEEMLEDFIDSRIPSISVTDTLINSTKIAVEKLTGKAANGETVNPGIELATPTYNCDLQSEFFEFYLKLFKNTQICKSYGFDSSVGVCCESKSVRYTLYIAAMLGPKTMKCFCDYYLQRMTKSPFFICPSNIYSPRNEFVNISIDSIQSDTLHLIDVPDTKPFKSYEEIFEQGSEKNPKTIEKLLSEINDVTIDAVNSSEKPPSEFQSMSQPKVNAESNITVGIGSQQKETVFVRLSNKLRTLEKNMTLSVEYLEKLSKVYKRKVEDLQKALNQTTGLVTVMGEQLNLLEEKYKGDFVVVKKNQEMLQKSINTLWLVIEVSILVLIFVISIFLCRVWKGLGLKPETERKQQSLIISSRQTEDAIDRQKYSSLANSPSNGRRVFYVPLFESSVEKTAESKTMYIDDLGSCEKLLSGHVSSSLQKKRRNSKS; via the coding sequence ATGAAGGTTGAGAAGATAATGACAAAGATGAAGGTATTACGGTTTCTTGTTTTCGTTTCTCTGACTCTTTTGCAAGTAACTGGGGCAAATAATTTGGATTATGTTAACTTGACACCCGATTCAGAAGAACCATATACCAGAGAAAGCATTCATTTACCAGAAAAGATATGCAGTGACGCTAAAGACTTGAGTGAAAGTACTATTGAGGAGACAGGAACTGAAAAAGGGCATAATAGCCAAGATGAAGTTATAGTAAATAGCGAAGACAGTTTGAGTGAAGTAGAGGTTAAGGAATTAAATATTGAAAGTGTTGTTGATTTGGCTGCTAGTGACATCCTATTAAAGAATGAGGAAAAAAATCTAGAGGATAATAGCTCATACTCTATGAAGAAAAATGAGTTTGTTTTGGATTCACAACCAAATGAAATCACTGTGAACTCCCCCACTGCTTCTTTGTACTTTAATCCAGAAGGTAATGTTACTCAAGAAAGGATTACAGAAGAAATTAGCCACCAAAATATGTTTAATGAATCTCAATCGGAAGGTAGTGCCAAAGATGAAGAGATGCCTTCTTTTAGTGAATGGAGTGAAAAAATGCTGCAAGCAGAAAAGGCTAAAAATGGAACAGTGAAGGCTCCGTCAGCACAAAGAAATGGAATTAAAATGCGTTTAAGTAACTATGCATCTTTAAGTTGTGGGGCCAAGACAATTGCAGCAAATCCAGAAgctgaaaatttaaaagctattttagATTCGTCATATGATGATTATATGTTGAGTCCCTGTTCGTCAAAGTCTTGGTTTGTGGTTGAGCTTTGCCAAACAATTCAgctacaaaaaattgaaattgccaattttgaactattttcttcTGGTTTCAAAGACTTCCGTTTGTTCATTAGTGACCGCTATCCGACAAAAGGGTGGGTTGTACTAGGATCATTTTCTGCACCTGACCAAAGACAAGAGCAAAGTTTTGATGTAGACAGTGAGCATTTCGGAAAATTTTTGAAGGTTGAGATCATTTCTCACTTTGGAAATGAGCACTACTGCCCTATCACATTTTTCCGTGTTTTTGGAACTAGTGAATTCGAAGTACTAGAAAAGGACCATAATGAGGACGAAGATTTTTCAACAGCAGAAGAAATGCTAGAGGATTTTATTGACAGCAGAATACCATCCATATCTGTTACAGATACTTTGATAAATAGTACCAAAATAGCAGTTGAGAAACTTACTGGAAAAGCTGCCAATGGTGAAACTGTAAATCCTGGAATAGAGTTAGCAACCCCTACTTACAATTGTGATTTGcaatcagaattttttgaattttacttaaaactattcaaaaatacccaaatttgtAAAAGTTACGGATTTGATTCCTCCGTTGGAGTTTGTTGTGAGAGTAAAAGTGTCAGATATACTTTGTATATTGCCGCAATGCTTGGACCCAAAACTATGAAATGCTTTTGTGATTATTATTTACAGAGGATGACTAAGTCGCCATTTTTTATTTGCCCCTCAAATATTTATAGTCCAAGAAACGAGTTTGTTAATATAAGTATTGATTCTATCCAATCTGATACTTTGCACCTGATCGATGTACCTGACACTAAGCCTTTTAAAAGTTATGAAGAGATTTTCGAGCAAGGATCTGAAAAGAATccaaaaactattgaaaaactactttcagaaattaatgaTGTAACTATAGACGCTGTGAACTCTTCAGAGAAGCCTCCTTCTGAGTTTCAGTCCATGTCCCAGCCGAAGGTCAATGCTGAGTCGAATATCACAGTTGGTATTGGATCACAACAGAAAGAAACGGTTTTTGTTAGACTATCGAATAAGTTACGgaccttagaaaaaaatatgacattGAGTGTGGAGTATTTGGAAAAGCTCAGTAAAGTCtataaaagaaaagttgaagACTTACAAAAAGCTTTAAATCAAACTACTGGGTTGGTGACAGTTATGGGCGAACAATTGAATTTGCTTGAAGAGAAGTATAAAGGAGATTTTGTAGTTGTAAAGAAAAACCAAGAAATGCTTCAAAAGTCGATCAATACGTTATGGTTAGTAATTGAAGTATCCATTCTAGTCctgatttttgttatttcaatttttttgtgcaGAGTATGGAAGGGTTTGGGGCTGAAACCGGAAACTGAAAGGAAACAACAATCATTGATTATTAGTTCAAGGCAAACTGAGGATGCTATAGATCGTCAAAAGTATAGCTCCTTAGCCAATTCGCCTAGTAATGGTCGTCGTGTTTTCTACGTTCCCTTATTCGAGAGCTCTGTAGAGAAAACAGCTGAGTCAAAAACGATGTATATTGACGATCTCGGAAGCTGTGAAAAATTGTTGAGTGGTCATGTATCTAGTAGTTTACagaagaaaaggagaaatagCAAATCATAG
- the LOC136041936 gene encoding SUN domain-containing ossification factor-like: MRKTNLEDSSSYSMKKNEFVLDSQPNEITVNSPTASLNFNPEGNVTQERITEEISHQNMSNESQAEGSAKDEEMPSFSEWSEKILQAEKAKIGTVKAPSAQRNGIKMRLSNYTSLSCGAKTIAANPEAENLKAILDSSYDDYMLSPCSSKSWFVVELCQTIQLQKIEIANFELFSSGFKDFRFFISDRYPTKEWVVLGSFSALDQRQEQSFDVDSEHFGKFLKVEILSHFGNEHYCPITLFRVFGTSEFEVLEKDHNEDEDFSTAEEMLEDFIDSRIPSISVTDTVINSTKIAVEKLTGKAANGETVNPGIELATPTYNCDLQSEFFEFYLKLFKNTQICKSYGFDSSVGVCCDSKSVRYTLYIAAMLGPKTMKCFCDYYLQRMTKSPFFICPSNIYSPRNEFVNISIDSIQSDTLHLIDVPDTKPFKSYEEIFEQGSEKNPKTIEKLLSETNDATIDAVNSSEKPTSEFQSMSQSKVNAESNVTVGIGSQQKETVFVRLSNKLRTLEKNITLSVEYLEKLSKDYKRKVEDLQKALNQTTGLVTTMGEQLNLLEEKYKGDFAIVKKNQEMLQKSLNTLCSLIRELCRETAESNTMCIDDLGSCEKSLSGRVSSRTSQKKRRNRSA, from the exons ATGAGGAAAACAAATCTAGAGGATAGTAGCTCATACtctatgaagaaaaatgaatttgttttgGATTCACAACCAAATGAAATCACTGTGAACTCCCCCACTGCTTCTTTGAACTTCAATCCAGAAGGTAATGTTACTCAAGAAAGGATTACAGAAGAAATTAGCCACCAAAATATGTCTAATGAATCTCAAGCGGAAGGTAGTGCCAAAGATGAAGAGATGCCTTCTTTTAGTGAATGGAGTGAAAAAATCCTGCAAGCAGAAAAGGCTAAAATTGGAACAGTGAAGGCTCCGTCAGCACAGAGAAATGGAATTAAAATGCGTTTAAGTAACTATACATCTTTAAGTTGTGGGGCCAAGACAATTGCAGCAAATCCAGAAgctgaaaatttaaaagctattttagATTCGTCATATGATGATTATATGTTGAGTCCCTGTTCGTCAAAGTCTTGGTTTGTGGTTGAGCTTTGCCAAACAATTCAgctacaaaaaattgaaattgccaattttgaactattttcatcTGGTTTTAAAGACTTTCGTTTTTTCATTAGTGACCGCTATCCGACAAAAGAGTGGGTTGTACTCGGATCATTCTCTGCACTCGACCAAAGACAAGAGCAAAGTTTTGATGTAGACAGTGagcattttggaaaatttttgaagGTTGAGATCCTTTCTCACTTTGGAAATGAGCACTACTGCCCTATCACATTGTTTCGTGTTTTTGGAACTAGTGAATTCGAAGTACTAGAAAAGGACCATAATGAAGACGAAGATTTTTCAACAGCAGAAGAAATGCTAGAGGATTTTATTGACAGCAGAATACCATCCATATCTGTTACAGATACTGTGATAAATAGTACCAAAATAGCAGTTGAGAAACTTACTGGAAAAGCTGCCAATGGTGAAACTGTAAATCCTGGAATAGAGTTAGCAACCCCTACTTACAATTGTGATTTGcaatcagaattttttgaattttacttaaaactattcaaaaatacccaaatttgtAAAAGTTACGGATTTGATTCCTCCGTTGGAGTTTGTTGTGACAGTAAAAGTGTCAGATATACTTTGTATATTGCCGCAATGCTTGGACCCAAAACTATGAAATGCTTTTGTGATTATTATTTACAGAGGATGACTAAGTCGCCATTTTTTATTTGCCCCTCAAATATTTATAGTCCAAGAAACGAGTTTGTTAATATAAGTATTGATTCTATCCAATCTGATACTTTGCACCTGATCGATGTACCTGACACTAAGCCTTTTAAAAGTTATGAAGAGATTTTCGAGCAAGGATCTGAAAAGAATccaaaaactattgaaaaactACTTTCAGAAACTAATGATGCAACTATAGACGCTGTGAACTCTTCAGAGAAGCCTACTTCTGAGTTTCAGTCAATGTCCCAGTCGAAGGTCAATGCTGAGTCGAATGTCACAGTTGGTATTGGATCACAACAGAAAGAAACGGTTTTTGTTAGACTATCGAATAAGTTACGaaccttagaaaaaaatataacattgaGTGTGGAGTATTTGGAAAAGCTCAGTAAAGactataaaagaaaagttgaagATTTGCAAAAGGCTTTAAATCAAACTACTGGGTTGGTGACAACTATGGGCGAACAACTGAATTTGCTTGAAGAGAAGTATAAAGGAGATTTTGCAATTGTAAAGAAAAACCAAGAAATGCTTCAAAAGTCGCTTAATACTTTATG TTCCCTTATTCGAGAGCTCTGTAGAGAAACAGCTGAGTCAAACACGATGTGTATTGACGATCTCGGAAGCTGTGAAAAATCGTTGAGTGGTCGTGTATCTAGTCGTACTTCACagaagaaaaggagaaatagAAGTGCTTGA